In one Accipiter gentilis chromosome 4, bAccGen1.1, whole genome shotgun sequence genomic region, the following are encoded:
- the RPP38 gene encoding ribonuclease P protein subunit p38 produces MSVIQQGTATLRKAKKISVKTCLDNPFVFQWKTIDGEDMHFILQTLEERIKHIGLKKIETPRKKKRSLTKKQMERKCDASTNELPKEEETEGHLQKTGWTDISVRRQLAIGVNEVTKALEKNELCLLLVCKSAKPAMITSHLIQLSASRATPAGQVPRLSETVAPLLGLTSILALGFKKQSDKFTDAIEAIIPKIPALEVPWFQYKTEELVAYAHTDSSENQKPEQLAEALGDELTSQKRKRTESNQLDLSNVILQPLKIKKLVPNPNKIKKPPRKKKKTFSA; encoded by the coding sequence ATGTCTGTAATTCAGCAAGGGACGGCAACACTTCGTAAAGCAAAGAAGATCTCTGTAAAAACATGTCTAGATAACCCCtttgtttttcagtggaaaaccATAGATGGAGAAGATATGCATTTTATACTGCAGACTTTAGAAGAAAGGATTAAACATATTGGACTTAAAAAGATTGAgactccaagaaagaaaaaacgttcccttacaaaaaaacaaatggaaagaaagtgTGATGCTAGCACCAATGAACTCCCTAAAGAGGAGGAAACAGAAGGCCATCTACAAAAAACAGGATGGACTGACATAAGTGTCAGAAGACAGCTTGCTATTGGAGTTAACGAAGTTAcaaaagcattggaaaaaaatgaactatGTCTCTTGCTGGTGTGCAAGTCTGCAAAACCTGCCATGATCACATCACACCTGATTCAGCTGAGTGCAAGTCGAGCCACACCAGCAGGCCAGGTTCCCCGTCTCAGTGAAACAGTTGCACCACTTCTTGGCTtaacatccattttagcactagGCTTTAAAAAGCAGTCTGATAAATTTACTGACGCAATAGAAGCAATAATTCCAAAGATACCAGCTTTGGAAGTGCCGTGGTTTCAGTACAAAACTGAAGAATTGGTGGCTTATGCACATACAGATTCTTCAGAAAATCAGAAACCCGAGCAGCTTGCAGAGGCGCTGGGGGATGAGCTCACAAGCCAGAAACGGAAGCGTACAGAAAGCAATCAGCTCGatctttcaaatgtaattttgcaGCCTTTGAAAATCAAAAAACTTGTTCCAAATCCAAATAAGATAAAGAAACCACCccgcaaaaagaaaaaaactttttcagcATAA